In one window of Candidatus Sulfuricurvum sp. RIFRC-1 DNA:
- a CDS encoding DUF5718 family protein, with protein MNDYTSYVGFGVAGNFALHLEQAGESADFKDILTEDPNGPKGMFPFYIPGREGQLGIYPISSDTILLSEEECNVQLEPEVALICDLEYDVEGNVTNITPRFFGAYNDCSLRKEGSEKISHKKNWGEASKGLSSTLIPIDTFEKGGVMDSYRIASFLRREGMLIRYGEDVELTGYSFFYRKLLEWMQKQINTQSDFGPLEPIGAYLREAGCPKQAIISIGATRYTHFGETNFLEQGDEVIVVVYDNKTYCMNPILSFANKGVLAEKEGVSALVQKVIRA; from the coding sequence ATGAATGATTATACATCGTATGTCGGTTTCGGCGTTGCGGGAAACTTCGCCCTCCACCTCGAACAAGCGGGCGAGAGTGCCGATTTTAAAGATATTCTTACCGAAGATCCAAACGGTCCGAAAGGGATGTTCCCTTTCTATATCCCCGGACGTGAGGGGCAGCTTGGTATCTATCCGATTAGTTCCGATACGATTCTTCTTTCCGAGGAAGAGTGCAATGTTCAGCTCGAGCCTGAAGTGGCACTTATCTGTGATCTTGAATATGATGTTGAGGGGAATGTGACAAACATCACACCGAGATTTTTCGGTGCCTATAACGATTGCTCACTCCGCAAAGAGGGCTCTGAGAAAATCAGCCACAAAAAAAACTGGGGTGAAGCCTCCAAAGGGTTGTCATCGACGTTGATTCCGATCGATACGTTTGAGAAGGGCGGGGTGATGGACAGCTATCGTATCGCTTCGTTTTTGCGACGTGAGGGGATGTTGATACGTTACGGTGAAGATGTTGAACTCACGGGGTACAGTTTCTTTTACCGTAAATTACTGGAATGGATGCAAAAGCAGATTAATACTCAAAGTGACTTTGGCCCCTTAGAACCTATCGGTGCGTATTTACGAGAAGCCGGATGCCCCAAACAAGCCATTATCAGTATCGGTGCAACCCGTTATACCCATTTCGGTGAGACCAACTTCCTGGAGCAGGGGGATGAGGTGATTGTGGTCGTGTATGATAACAAGACCTATTGTATGAACCCGATACTCTCTTTTGCAAATAAAGGAGTACTGGCGGAAAAAGAGGGTGTCAGTGCGTTAGTCCAAAAGGTTATTCGTGCTTAA
- a CDS encoding S41 family peptidase: protein MKNTKMMVVGFMSAVAISVALSSSLFAKSNTVAPAEPSVEASRLQSLAKFTKVLGIVEQYNVDGLTIDQLIDKSLQGMLSNLDAHSTYMDKKSYDNLKTQTDGEFGGLGITVGMRDNALTVIAPIEGTPADKAGIKSGDIILKINDKATLSMTIDDAVSLMRGTPKTPIDLTIVRKGSADPLKFHIIRDIITVESVYTRTISGNILYIRVTSFDKKVAADVKTAIKKHASKSKGIILDLRNNPGGLLDQAVELTDLFVNEGVIVSQKGRNKADDVSYSATKSATVTDLPLVVLVNEGSASASEIVSGALQDLKRAVIVGEKTFGKGSVQVVMPVTETEAIKLTVARYYLPSGRTIQAVGVVPDIEVIAGEIKNHDKSFNIKEADLKKHLESELEKNDGMVDVTEANATNKTVITPEQLNKDIQLKEGVDIIKALIIVKGK from the coding sequence ATGAAAAACACAAAAATGATGGTTGTCGGCTTTATGAGTGCCGTAGCAATAAGTGTTGCCCTCTCTTCATCACTGTTTGCAAAAAGCAACACCGTTGCACCTGCTGAACCCTCTGTAGAAGCCTCACGCCTCCAATCTCTGGCAAAATTTACTAAAGTTTTAGGGATTGTCGAACAATACAATGTAGACGGCCTTACGATTGATCAATTGATCGATAAATCGCTTCAGGGTATGCTCTCCAATCTGGATGCCCACTCCACCTATATGGACAAAAAAAGCTACGATAATCTCAAAACCCAAACGGACGGCGAATTCGGCGGCTTAGGGATTACGGTCGGAATGCGTGATAACGCCCTCACCGTTATCGCTCCTATCGAAGGGACACCTGCGGATAAGGCAGGGATCAAATCCGGCGATATCATCCTGAAAATCAATGACAAAGCAACCTTAAGCATGACGATCGATGACGCAGTGTCTCTTATGCGCGGAACGCCTAAAACACCGATTGACCTCACCATCGTCCGAAAAGGTTCAGCCGATCCTCTGAAATTTCACATCATCCGCGATATTATCACCGTTGAATCGGTTTACACCCGTACCATCAGCGGAAATATCCTCTATATCCGCGTCACGAGCTTCGACAAAAAAGTGGCCGCCGATGTGAAAACAGCCATCAAAAAACATGCCTCTAAAAGTAAAGGGATTATTTTAGACCTTCGTAACAATCCGGGAGGACTGCTGGATCAAGCGGTCGAGCTTACGGACTTGTTTGTCAATGAAGGGGTTATCGTCTCTCAAAAAGGGCGCAACAAAGCCGACGATGTTTCTTACAGCGCGACTAAAAGTGCTACTGTTACCGATTTGCCTCTCGTCGTTTTGGTCAATGAAGGTTCAGCCAGTGCTTCAGAAATCGTCAGCGGAGCACTGCAAGATTTGAAACGGGCCGTCATTGTCGGAGAAAAAACATTCGGTAAAGGCTCCGTTCAAGTTGTCATGCCGGTAACGGAAACTGAAGCGATCAAACTTACGGTTGCCCGATATTATCTCCCAAGCGGCCGTACTATCCAAGCTGTCGGCGTAGTTCCGGACATCGAAGTTATCGCCGGTGAGATCAAAAATCACGACAAATCGTTTAATATCAAAGAAGCCGACCTCAAAAAACATCTGGAATCCGAACTCGAAAAGAATGACGGTATGGTCGATGTGACCGAAGCCAATGCCACCAATAAAACGGTCATTACCCCTGAACAGCTGAACAAAGACATTCAGCTCAAAGAGGGCGTTGATATCATTAAAGCTCTAATCATAGTCAAAGGAAAATAA
- a CDS encoding diguanylate cyclase: MESLKLKSKLLYLLLIVGFGLGVIGLIGYINIQNIKRNMDTLYFGSLIPLTELNSITETYNNDLASSIYRWSNQLISNEQAAEKISLGLDRINQLWAAYLAHEKRPEELAYVNYTESQIQSLEKYFSEVRTLITSPDRTHPLSLSTLDDNVRLIHDTVHQLIAYENASARYEHAILLTQYENALMQLIFFLVVILALVMGLAWKIFANIELQQRQLIDSTETLQHLNLKLEQASYTDSLTALYNRRYFNIVYEREFKRSLRSGKPFVFMMLDIDFFKQYNDTYGHLQGDSALQAVAKVLKMTLQRPGDYPFRLGGEEFGIILTDTDCKNAKMMGEKIRENIENLKIEHKGSKVSQLLSVSIGGICIVPTVHIGEDALIHTADTNLYAAKKRGRNQVVFTSKL, from the coding sequence GTGGAATCACTCAAACTTAAGTCAAAACTTCTCTACTTACTGTTAATCGTGGGGTTTGGCTTAGGTGTAATAGGGCTCATCGGCTATATTAATATCCAAAATATTAAACGTAATATGGACACCCTCTATTTTGGATCATTAATCCCTCTAACCGAACTCAATTCCATTACCGAAACCTACAATAACGATCTCGCTTCTTCGATCTACCGGTGGAGCAATCAACTCATCAGCAATGAACAGGCCGCTGAAAAAATCTCTTTGGGGCTGGATCGGATTAATCAACTCTGGGCTGCCTATCTTGCGCACGAAAAACGGCCCGAAGAACTCGCTTATGTCAATTACACCGAATCACAAATACAAAGTTTAGAGAAATATTTCAGTGAAGTACGGACCCTCATTACCTCTCCGGATCGAACCCATCCCCTCTCACTGAGTACCCTCGATGATAATGTCCGTCTTATTCACGACACGGTTCATCAATTGATCGCGTATGAAAATGCCTCAGCACGTTATGAACATGCCATTCTCTTGACACAGTATGAAAATGCCCTTATGCAGCTCATCTTTTTTCTCGTTGTTATCCTCGCTCTTGTAATGGGTCTGGCATGGAAAATATTTGCGAATATAGAATTACAGCAGCGTCAGTTAATCGATTCAACCGAAACACTTCAACATCTCAATCTCAAACTCGAACAAGCTTCCTATACCGATTCACTCACGGCCCTTTACAACCGACGCTATTTTAATATCGTCTACGAACGGGAGTTTAAGCGCTCACTCCGATCCGGAAAACCGTTTGTCTTTATGATGCTTGATATCGATTTTTTCAAACAATACAACGATACCTATGGACATTTACAGGGAGATTCTGCCCTCCAAGCGGTCGCCAAAGTGCTCAAAATGACTTTGCAGCGCCCGGGGGATTATCCGTTTCGTTTAGGCGGAGAAGAGTTTGGGATTATTTTAACCGATACCGATTGTAAAAATGCCAAGATGATGGGGGAAAAGATTCGTGAAAATATTGAAAATCTAAAAATAGAACACAAGGGAAGCAAAGTCTCACAGCTTTTGAGTGTCTCAATCGGGGGAATTTGTATCGTACCTACCGTTCATATCGGAGAAGATGCGCTGATTCATACCGCAGATACCAACCTTTATGCCGCTAAAAAACGGGGGCGTAACCAAGTCGTATTTACCAGTAAATTGTAA
- a CDS encoding ATP-binding cassette domain-containing protein, which translates to MVQVTKLTMRFGSRILFEGINLKLDRNKRYGLIGANGAGKTTFLKILSGEIKEYEGDISIEPGLKVGILGQNQFAFEDFTIADAVLWGNKRLYDAIKEKEYLYANGDFEDDKTNDRLAELEMISVEEDPTYEYDVQIAKILENVGISAEHHQDLMSSLPSSEKFKVLLAQVLYPKPDVLFLDEPTNNLDIDTIGWLERELQRHEGTLVIISHDRHFINAVVTNILDVDFQKIREFTGTYDDWYLASTVMANQAQLDRDKKVKEKEQLEAFVRRFSANASKAKQATSRQKQLDKLTIEDIKPSSRRDPSIVFKPKRPMGDEALRVANVSHSYGDLNVLHNFDILVAPGEKIAVIGANGAGKSTLCKILMEEMKPTSGTVTWGATIEYSYFPQDTTDKIKGDGTLYDWLRGFDPKREISEIRNCLGRMLFNGEQQEKSVEKISGGEKHRMMLSKMMLEGGNFLVLDEPTNHLDLEAIIALGEALLDFEGNVICVSHDRELLDAFADRIIELHLDGTYIDFKGSYEEFAEAKANGSL; encoded by the coding sequence ATGGTACAAGTTACAAAATTAACAATGCGTTTTGGAAGCCGGATTTTATTTGAGGGGATTAACCTCAAGCTCGACCGTAACAAACGTTACGGTCTGATCGGTGCGAACGGCGCAGGAAAAACGACGTTTTTGAAAATCCTCAGCGGCGAGATCAAAGAGTACGAAGGGGATATCTCTATCGAACCGGGTCTCAAAGTAGGGATTTTGGGTCAGAATCAGTTTGCGTTTGAAGATTTCACAATTGCCGATGCAGTATTGTGGGGGAACAAACGTCTTTATGATGCGATCAAAGAGAAAGAGTATTTGTACGCCAACGGTGATTTCGAAGATGATAAAACCAATGACCGTCTCGCAGAGTTGGAGATGATTTCGGTCGAAGAAGATCCGACCTATGAGTACGACGTTCAAATCGCAAAGATTTTGGAAAATGTCGGGATTTCGGCTGAACATCATCAAGATTTGATGTCAAGTCTTCCTTCATCAGAGAAATTCAAAGTTCTCCTTGCGCAGGTTCTGTATCCGAAACCGGACGTTTTGTTCCTCGATGAGCCGACGAATAACCTCGATATCGATACGATCGGATGGTTGGAGCGTGAGCTTCAGCGTCATGAGGGAACATTGGTTATCATCTCGCATGACCGTCACTTCATCAATGCCGTTGTGACCAACATTCTCGATGTCGATTTCCAAAAAATCCGTGAGTTTACCGGAACGTATGATGACTGGTACCTCGCTTCGACCGTTATGGCGAACCAAGCACAGCTTGACCGTGATAAAAAAGTAAAAGAGAAAGAGCAGCTCGAAGCGTTTGTTCGCCGATTCTCTGCCAATGCCTCTAAAGCAAAACAAGCAACCTCACGTCAAAAACAGCTTGATAAACTTACCATCGAAGATATTAAGCCATCATCCCGCCGTGACCCGAGTATCGTCTTTAAGCCTAAGCGTCCTATGGGGGATGAAGCGTTGCGTGTGGCGAATGTTTCTCACAGCTATGGCGATTTGAATGTCTTGCATAATTTTGATATTTTGGTGGCTCCGGGTGAAAAAATCGCCGTTATCGGTGCCAACGGTGCCGGTAAATCAACCTTGTGCAAAATTCTGATGGAAGAGATGAAGCCGACAAGCGGAACCGTAACATGGGGAGCGACGATTGAATACAGCTATTTCCCGCAAGATACGACCGATAAAATCAAAGGGGACGGAACGCTGTATGACTGGCTTCGCGGGTTTGATCCGAAACGTGAAATTTCGGAAATCCGCAACTGTCTAGGGCGAATGTTATTCAACGGCGAGCAGCAAGAGAAAAGTGTTGAGAAGATTTCAGGGGGAGAGAAACACCGTATGATGCTCTCCAAGATGATGTTGGAGGGGGGAAATTTCCTCGTACTCGATGAGCCTACCAATCACCTTGACCTTGAAGCGATTATTGCTCTGGGTGAAGCATTGCTGGATTTTGAAGGAAATGTTATTTGTGTGAGCCATGACCGTGAGCTCCTCGATGCGTTCGCCGATCGTATTATTGAGTTGCATCTTGATGGAACCTACATCGATTTCAAAGGTTCGTACGAAGAGTTTGCTGAAGCTAAAGCGAACGGAAGTTTATAA
- a CDS encoding SO_0444 family Cu/Zn efflux transporter has protein sequence MYLIWEAFWELSIDMGIYILFGLLAAGVLHQLIREEWIEKHLGSDTHGSVYKAAMFGTPLPLCSCSVIPFAASLRRNGASKGATLSFLISTPITGVDSILATFGMFGWAFTLYRVISSVIIAITAGMLMNLFEPKEIVKKGFSFSTTAPKSSSTITPPKLRKPFSVADVFRYGFITLLGSFSKPLFWGLLLGAFITAAIPSNLHELFNDNRLLGYIIAVAIAAPMYVCATASLPIAASLIIAGVSPGAAFIFLSAGPATNTVTMGVVKSMLGMRALVIYLSVIVIGSVLFGALIDLGFDTLPITLNVDFSEQHGVLEEAAAILLLGLIGWHLIRGLFQKKEKGCNGGSCCS, from the coding sequence ATGTATCTGATTTGGGAAGCCTTTTGGGAACTAAGCATTGATATGGGGATCTATATCCTTTTTGGCCTTTTGGCCGCAGGGGTATTGCATCAACTCATCCGTGAGGAGTGGATTGAAAAACATTTAGGGTCGGATACCCATGGCTCTGTTTATAAGGCAGCCATGTTCGGAACCCCTCTTCCGTTGTGCTCATGCAGTGTTATCCCTTTTGCCGCATCGCTTCGACGCAACGGTGCTTCCAAAGGAGCTACCCTCTCCTTTTTAATCTCTACTCCGATCACCGGAGTCGATTCGATTCTGGCTACCTTTGGAATGTTCGGATGGGCATTTACCCTCTATCGCGTCATCTCTTCGGTCATTATCGCCATTACCGCAGGAATGTTAATGAATCTGTTTGAACCCAAAGAGATAGTCAAAAAAGGGTTTAGTTTTTCAACAACCGCTCCAAAGTCGTCCTCTACAATCACACCTCCGAAACTCCGTAAACCGTTTTCCGTAGCAGACGTTTTTCGATACGGATTCATTACATTATTGGGAAGTTTCAGCAAACCGCTCTTTTGGGGGCTCTTGCTCGGTGCTTTTATCACAGCCGCTATCCCCTCCAACCTTCATGAGCTTTTTAACGACAATCGCTTATTGGGCTACATCATAGCCGTCGCGATCGCCGCACCGATGTATGTATGCGCTACCGCTTCCCTTCCGATTGCGGCATCACTTATCATTGCCGGAGTTTCTCCGGGGGCGGCGTTTATCTTTTTAAGTGCAGGTCCCGCGACCAATACGGTAACGATGGGAGTCGTTAAATCGATGTTGGGAATGCGCGCTTTAGTGATTTACCTCTCGGTGATTGTGATAGGAAGTGTACTGTTTGGCGCACTCATCGATTTAGGATTTGACACCCTCCCCATCACACTAAATGTCGATTTCTCCGAACAGCACGGGGTGCTCGAAGAAGCAGCTGCGATCCTCCTGCTGGGATTGATCGGATGGCACCTTATCCGTGGATTATTTCAGAAAAAAGAGAAAGGGTGCAACGGCGGTTCATGCTGTTCGTAA
- a CDS encoding manganese efflux pump MntP family protein: MNETLLILAVALAMDSVAVSIAIGSKYKDLHLPKTLFAASVFSFFQGAMPLAGYLIGISFAEYVQSFDHWIAFALLVGLGFQMLREAQKNEFYEEVSDLSTKTLITLGIATSIDAMAIGVTFAFLQTDIFTAAGVIALVTFVLCVIAVYIGKKLGSILESKAEILGGLILIGLGCKILLEHTGWL, translated from the coding sequence ATGAACGAAACCCTTCTCATCCTCGCGGTCGCATTGGCGATGGACTCCGTCGCCGTCTCCATCGCCATCGGCTCAAAATACAAAGATCTTCACCTCCCTAAAACCCTCTTTGCCGCGAGCGTTTTCAGTTTCTTCCAAGGTGCCATGCCGCTTGCCGGATATCTGATCGGAATTAGCTTTGCGGAATACGTACAATCATTCGATCACTGGATTGCTTTTGCTCTACTGGTCGGTTTGGGATTTCAAATGCTTCGTGAAGCCCAGAAAAATGAATTTTACGAAGAGGTGAGTGATCTCTCCACGAAAACCCTTATCACGCTGGGGATCGCAACCAGTATCGATGCAATGGCCATCGGGGTAACCTTTGCATTTTTACAAACCGATATTTTCACGGCTGCGGGTGTGATCGCGTTGGTCACTTTTGTATTGTGTGTTATCGCGGTGTATATAGGGAAAAAACTGGGATCGATTCTGGAAAGCAAAGCGGAAATACTCGGAGGATTAATTCTTATCGGACTTGGATGTAAAATTCTTCTTGAACATACCGGATGGCTTTAA
- a CDS encoding translation initiation factor — MSRGTKLSLDLGASWGEGWSMEAEKTTKTLTLLEPSAHRLVFQKEKRKGKAVTLVGPFSLNEEDAQKTLSTLKKSLACGGAYKEGWMEFQGDISTKVREHLEKLAFKFKNPK; from the coding sequence ATGAGCCGAGGGACAAAGCTCTCGCTCGATTTGGGAGCCTCATGGGGCGAGGGGTGGAGTATGGAAGCGGAAAAAACAACGAAAACGTTGACGCTTCTCGAACCTTCCGCCCACCGTCTCGTTTTTCAAAAGGAAAAGCGCAAAGGGAAAGCGGTGACACTCGTCGGCCCTTTCAGCCTAAACGAAGAAGATGCCCAAAAAACTCTTTCAACCCTTAAAAAGTCACTGGCATGCGGCGGTGCGTATAAAGAGGGTTGGATGGAGTTTCAAGGCGATATATCTACCAAAGTACGCGAGCATCTCGAAAAGTTAGCGTTTAAATTCAAAAATCCGAAATAA
- a CDS encoding RNA-binding S4 domain-containing protein, protein MTYTLTEPFIELHKLIKLLDLVDTGGQAKILIENSHVLRNGTVETRKRAKITKGEKITIGDVVIEVN, encoded by the coding sequence ATGACCTATACCCTCACCGAACCTTTTATCGAACTCCATAAACTGATCAAACTTCTTGACCTTGTCGATACCGGCGGACAAGCAAAGATACTGATCGAGAATAGCCACGTTTTACGCAACGGTACCGTGGAAACCCGCAAACGGGCAAAAATCACCAAAGGGGAGAAAATCACGATCGGTGATGTCGTTATCGAAGTGAACTGA
- a CDS encoding DUF1653 domain-containing protein, with translation MLKTGLYRHYKGKHYEVIGVAKHSETSESMVVYRPLYGERGLWVRPFKMFIEILPNGTKRFEYCGEVQ, from the coding sequence GTGCTTAAAACCGGCCTTTATCGCCATTACAAGGGAAAACACTACGAGGTCATCGGGGTAGCAAAACACTCTGAAACCTCTGAGAGCATGGTGGTGTATCGTCCCCTTTACGGTGAGCGCGGATTGTGGGTGCGCCCTTTTAAAATGTTTATCGAAATTCTCCCCAATGGAACAAAACGGTTTGAATATTGCGGAGAGGTTCAATGA
- a CDS encoding bifunctional diguanylate cyclase/phosphodiesterase, with the protein MQTEAPLYDVLNYLPDGIIMVDERGVILFANDAFSSMVGYQNTILLGLNILSILADIDVFQECIEKVMREGKSLDAETDFIHSSGGIVKTVKSVQMIRHNDHVRFFVNVRNLTDINHLNKELRESKKLIELQAHKLTILLNSKNREIEEILSSIDEIIWYIDNQNLALRYVNNAIERILGFSKETFVTNPNLWQQQIHPDDRALVQIFFETLLPGQSQEIQFRILQIDDEIRWLKSRIYHHSTLHLFIGISSDITASKAQSEEIAFLAYHDPLTRLPNRAKLKLQLDSRFEHATQTPFALLFLDLDNFKNINDTMGHEIGDKILIEVSNRIKKTTGRYDFCARFGGDEFVILLQDADTLSVNAIAEHLIQTFKEPFKINEMNFFLSSSIGIVLYPQDASIGEDLLRHADTAMYEAKKKGKNQFVYYHTSMQRALHDFLHIESLIRDGLTQNLFELYFQPLIDTKTLQLEGYEALLRLPHPEQGFISPDIFISVAETNGDILLIGNEVLTQACNFIEMVRALRNEPFFVAINVSTKQLHQEAFAKELLEYLEKRSISPTYIKVELTESAVMENIDIASRQLHQLQAGGVRIALDDFGTGYSSFAYLAQLPIDTLKIDKSFILPLFEGASNRHIVEAISNLAHVLGMKVTAEGVEESSHYDFLMENNIDTLQGYHLCRPLPRDKIFQKLQDKDPYFKPVSPLGYTI; encoded by the coding sequence ATGCAAACCGAAGCCCCTTTATACGATGTTTTGAATTATCTCCCGGATGGTATCATCATGGTTGATGAACGAGGCGTCATCCTTTTTGCCAATGACGCTTTTTCTTCAATGGTAGGGTATCAAAACACTATCTTGCTGGGGCTTAATATATTGAGCATTCTTGCCGACATTGATGTCTTCCAAGAGTGTATTGAAAAAGTGATGCGTGAGGGAAAATCGCTCGATGCCGAGACCGATTTTATCCACAGTAGCGGGGGGATTGTTAAAACGGTCAAAAGCGTACAAATGATTCGTCATAACGATCATGTTCGCTTTTTTGTCAATGTTCGAAATTTAACAGATATCAACCATCTTAACAAAGAACTTCGTGAATCCAAAAAACTAATCGAGCTTCAAGCCCACAAACTCACAATATTACTGAACTCCAAGAATAGAGAGATTGAAGAAATACTGAGCAGTATCGATGAAATTATTTGGTATATCGATAATCAAAACCTCGCCCTAAGATATGTAAACAACGCTATTGAGAGAATTTTAGGATTTTCAAAAGAAACATTTGTAACCAATCCCAATTTATGGCAACAACAAATTCATCCTGACGATCGCGCTTTAGTACAAATCTTTTTCGAAACCCTTCTTCCCGGTCAATCTCAAGAGATCCAATTTCGTATTCTCCAAATTGACGATGAGATACGCTGGTTAAAAAGCCGTATTTACCACCACTCAACACTTCACTTATTTATCGGTATTTCCAGCGATATCACCGCATCCAAAGCGCAAAGTGAAGAGATTGCTTTTTTAGCGTACCATGATCCATTGACGAGATTGCCTAATCGTGCCAAACTCAAACTTCAACTCGATAGCCGATTCGAACACGCTACTCAAACACCCTTTGCCCTTTTATTTTTGGATTTGGACAATTTCAAAAACATTAACGATACGATGGGACACGAAATCGGCGATAAAATATTAATTGAAGTAAGTAATCGCATTAAAAAAACGACTGGGAGATACGATTTTTGTGCCCGCTTTGGCGGGGATGAGTTTGTTATTTTGCTCCAAGATGCCGATACGTTAAGCGTCAATGCCATTGCAGAACACTTAATACAAACATTTAAAGAGCCATTCAAAATCAATGAGATGAATTTTTTCCTCTCCTCTTCTATCGGAATTGTCCTATACCCCCAAGATGCTTCTATCGGTGAAGATTTACTCAGACATGCCGATACTGCGATGTATGAAGCGAAAAAGAAAGGGAAAAACCAATTCGTCTACTACCATACTTCGATGCAAAGAGCTCTTCACGATTTTTTACATATTGAATCTCTGATACGCGATGGGCTGACTCAAAATCTATTTGAACTCTATTTTCAACCTCTTATCGATACGAAAACCTTGCAACTTGAAGGGTATGAAGCGCTACTGCGTCTACCGCATCCGGAGCAGGGATTTATCTCCCCGGATATTTTTATCTCAGTTGCCGAAACCAACGGGGATATCCTCTTGATCGGAAATGAGGTACTAACCCAAGCGTGTAATTTTATCGAGATGGTCCGAGCCCTGCGTAATGAGCCTTTCTTTGTTGCGATCAATGTATCCACAAAACAACTCCATCAAGAAGCCTTTGCCAAAGAGTTGCTTGAGTATTTGGAAAAACGCTCTATCTCCCCAACGTATATCAAAGTAGAACTGACCGAAAGTGCCGTGATGGAAAACATTGATATAGCCAGCCGTCAGCTCCACCAATTGCAAGCAGGCGGAGTACGGATAGCACTTGATGATTTCGGTACAGGCTACTCATCGTTTGCCTATCTTGCGCAACTCCCGATTGATACCCTTAAAATTGATAAATCCTTCATTTTGCCCCTTTTTGAAGGCGCTTCCAATCGTCATATCGTCGAAGCAATCTCAAATCTTGCACATGTACTGGGGATGAAGGTGACGGCGGAGGGGGTTGAAGAGAGTTCTCACTACGATTTTTTAATGGAAAACAATATTGACACCCTGCAAGGCTACCACCTTTGCCGTCCTCTTCCGCGAGATAAAATTTTTCAAAAACTGCAGGACAAAGATCCCTATTTCAAGCCCGTTTCACCTTTGGGATATACCATCTAA
- a CDS encoding rhodanese-like domain-containing protein, whose amino-acid sequence MRLVLISLLLAITTLSAEYIRQPIDQKLVDSKIKIIDIRTPNEWKTTGIVKGSYPIMFFDEQGNYNVEMFLDKLNKVVKKEEKFALICNSGNRTQTVGTFLGKQLGYNVIDLQGGIQYAIGKKITLEPYKPKP is encoded by the coding sequence ATGCGCTTAGTACTTATCTCTTTATTGCTCGCAATCACGACACTCAGTGCGGAGTACATCCGCCAACCGATCGATCAAAAACTCGTCGATAGCAAAATTAAAATTATCGATATCCGTACACCAAATGAGTGGAAAACTACGGGCATTGTCAAAGGCTCCTACCCTATCATGTTTTTTGATGAACAGGGAAACTATAATGTCGAGATGTTTTTGGATAAATTGAATAAAGTCGTTAAAAAAGAGGAAAAATTTGCCCTCATCTGCAACAGCGGGAACCGCACTCAAACGGTTGGTACTTTTCTGGGAAAACAGCTTGGATACAACGTTATCGATTTACAAGGTGGCATCCAATACGCGATTGGTAAAAAGATCACACTGGAACCCTATAAACCGAAACCGTAA
- a CDS encoding RNA-binding protein produces the protein MTQIYVGNIPYGKDENDLKDLFGQYGEVSSVKFVNDKETGRFRGFGFVEMANQDEANKAITALEGNDFGGRTLRVNEARPRAPRPPRDRW, from the coding sequence GTGACACAAATTTATGTCGGGAATATTCCCTACGGCAAAGACGAAAATGATTTGAAAGATCTTTTCGGACAATACGGTGAAGTTAGTTCAGTTAAATTCGTAAACGACAAAGAGACAGGCCGTTTTCGCGGTTTCGGTTTCGTTGAAATGGCGAACCAAGATGAAGCTAATAAAGCGATCACTGCTCTTGAAGGTAACGACTTCGGCGGACGTACACTTCGTGTTAACGAAGCTCGTCCTCGTGCTCCACGCCCTCCACGCGACCGCTGGTAA